One Cuculus canorus isolate bCucCan1 chromosome 2, bCucCan1.pri, whole genome shotgun sequence genomic region harbors:
- the LOC128851396 gene encoding translation initiation factor IF-2-like, translating to MLSWERKGCRPGRNGERDAALGDPEGEMLRCSPGARGRMPAPDGRREAIPEREEGCLPKRGREKCYLGVWGREVMPTRETWGDRTYPEEGGMPPGPRLCARCDRGPGAAVSRRAGRCRDALRDALRDAARAAPRRPGADPSTRESCRLRLRVLKMSAAFYFLRRSRWEAGAGAASPPPPPTAAARSAGRCQAAIRPGAPPSPADARGGGGAGVAGEPGLLPCGVTLGVSSRESQTGSAACGSPASGGAAGVLTPSSQGRSWFVVPPSRVPCISNPKLLNQEQTLHQEPPLQVQIYHCPVSTVVTDTLQRVYRIIG from the coding sequence ATGCTAtcctgggagaggaagggatgcCGCCCCGGGAGGAACGGAGAGAGAGATGCCGCCCTGGGAGACCCGGAGGGGGAGATGCTAAGATGCTCTCCCGGGGCGCGGGGAAGGATGCCTGCCCCAGACGGACGGAGGGAGGCTATCCCGGAGCGGGAAGAAGGATGCCTGCCcaagaggggaagggagaaatgCTATCTTGGGGTGTGGGGGCGGGAAGTGATGCCGACCCGGGAGACCTGGGGGGACAGAACCTATCCCGAGGAGGGCGGGATGCCGCCCGGGCCGCGGCTCTGCGCTAGGTGCGATCGCGGCCCCGGAGCCGCCGTGAGCCGCAGGGCGGGGCGATGCCGGGATGCGCTGCGGGATGCGCTGCGGGATGCGGCACGGGCGGCTCCGCGCCGGCCGGGAGCAGACCCTTCCACCCGGGAGAGCTGTCGCCTCCGTCTCCGCGTCCTGAAGATGTCGGCAGCCTTTTATTTCTTGCGCCGCAGCCGCTGGGAGGCAGGTGCCGGAGCCGCatccccgccgccgcctcccaCGGCAGCAGCCCGGTCCGCCGGCCGGTGCCAGGCTGCGATTAGGCCGGGCGCTCCTCCCTCTCCGGCTGATGCCCGGGGCGGCGGCGGAGCCGGGGTAGCCGGCGAGCCTGGGCTCCTTCCCTGTGGAGTCACCTTGGGTGTCTCCTCCCGAGAAAGCCAAACTGGATCCGCTGCCTGTGGGTCACCGGCATCCGGGGGCGCTGCCGGGGTTCTCACGCCCTCATCTCAGGGACGGTCCTGGTTTGTTGTCCCCCCTTCCAGGGTGCCGTGCATTTCGAACCCAAAGCTGCTGAATCAAGAGCAGACCTTACACCAGGAGCCTCCTCTGCAAGTTCAGATTTACCACTGCCCTGTGAGCACCGTGGTGACAGACACCTTGCAGCGtgtgtatagaatcataggatag
- the LOC104068092 gene encoding fatty acid-binding protein 5 translates to MATAVFSFKKKELSALECKDPKSRGLVGAGWCLCPQKRPCRCSRRDASVARGVRAADRVWVRTVRDEAGGGATCPHSPPRAGPGGRGLCGRGPHWLSPAAHVAGPAIKAAAAPLGSPSFCLRAFLGTQTAAAMAVDAFLGKWCLISSEGFEDYMKELGVGMAMRKMGSMAKPDVYIIKDGDTITVKTESTFKTSQFSFKLGEKFEENTLDGRKTQTLVSLKDDGSLIQEQEWDGKKTIITRKLVDGQLVVECDMNGVKCTRVYQKA, encoded by the exons ATGGcaactgctgtgttttcctttaagaaGAAGGAATTAAG CGCACTGGAGTGCAAGGATCCCAAATCCCGAGGACTGGTGGGCGCGGGATGGTGTTTATGTCCGCAGAAGCGTCCATGCCGGTGTTCCCGGCGGGATGCCTCCGTCGCTCGCGGGGTGCGGGCTGCAGACAGGGTGTGGGTGCGGACGGTGCGGGACGAGGCGGGAGGCGGCGCGACGTGCCCGCACTCGCCGCCGCGGGCGGGACCGGGCGGGCGGGGGCTCTGCGGGCGGGGTCCCCATTGGCTCTCCCCGGCGGCACATGTCGCTGGCCCCGCTATAAAGGCCGCCGCGGCCCCGCTTGGCAGCCCGTCCTTCTGCCTCCGCGCTTTTCTGGGGACACAGACAGCCGCCGCCATGGCCGTTGATGCGTTCTTAGGCAAATGGTGCCTCATCTCCAGCGAGGGCTTCGAGGATTATATGAAAGAGCTGG GTGTGGGTATGGCCATGAGAAAAATGGGAAGCATGGCCAAACCAGATGTTTACATTATTAAGGATGGGGACACAATCACCGTAAAAACAGAAAGCACCTTCAAAACATCACAGTTCAGCTTCAAGCTTGGTGagaaatttgaagaaaacacattagATGGCAGGAAAACTCAG ACCCTTGTCAGCTTAAAAGATGATGGATCACTGATTCAGGAGCAGGAATGGGATGGCAAGAAGACCATAATAACACGGAAGCTAGTGGATGGACAGTTGGTGGTG GAATGTGACATGAATGGTGTCAAGTGTACTAGAGTCTACCAGAAAGCATGA